In Fimbriimonadales bacterium, a genomic segment contains:
- the mazG gene encoding nucleoside triphosphate pyrophosphohydrolase, with amino-acid sequence MEKKSFERLVSIVDTLLGPEGCPWDKAQTHKSLKHHLIEEAYEVAEAIDAERPELLKEELGDLLLQVVMHAQMDAQKGFYDIYDVVETISEKLVRRHPHVFGEARLANAEQVLERWDEIKKEEKEGMESILEGVPKSMPALMRAQEIGKRASRAGFDWNNREGVIEKIHEEEKELMEAIEGGDKSRMEHELGDLLFAVVNLARWLDIDSEEALSQMVNRFTERFKAMEKKAKKPLRELTFEEWDELWESTK; translated from the coding sequence ATGGAGAAAAAATCGTTCGAGCGCCTCGTGAGCATCGTAGATACTCTTTTGGGTCCGGAAGGCTGCCCGTGGGATAAAGCCCAAACGCATAAATCCTTGAAACATCATCTCATCGAAGAGGCTTACGAAGTCGCCGAGGCGATCGATGCGGAGCGTCCCGAACTCTTGAAAGAAGAATTAGGGGATTTGCTTTTGCAGGTCGTGATGCATGCGCAAATGGATGCACAAAAAGGGTTTTACGATATTTACGACGTCGTAGAAACGATTTCAGAAAAACTGGTTCGCCGACATCCGCACGTTTTCGGAGAGGCGCGTTTGGCGAATGCCGAACAAGTTCTCGAACGATGGGATGAAATCAAAAAAGAAGAAAAAGAGGGGATGGAATCGATTTTAGAAGGAGTGCCGAAAAGCATGCCCGCATTGATGCGTGCCCAAGAAATCGGAAAAAGAGCCTCGCGCGCCGGGTTCGATTGGAATAATCGCGAAGGGGTGATCGAAAAGATTCACGAAGAGGAAAAGGAATTGATGGAAGCAATCGAGGGGGGGGACAAATCGAGGATGGAACATGAACTCGGAGATTTGTTATTCGCTGTGGTTAATTTAGCTCGATGGTTAGATATCGATTCGGAAGAAGCGCTCTCCCAGATGGTCAATCGTTTCACGGAACGCTTCAAGGCGATGGAAAAGAAAGCCAAAAAACCTTTGCGCGAACTGACTTTCGAAGAATGGGATGAACTTTGGGAGAGTACGAAATAA
- a CDS encoding L-threonylcarbamoyladenylate synthase yields the protein MIWFRPDGVNDPRLEEVARAIRDGEIVAIPTETVYGIAADAWNPHAILKIFQAKGRPEEKPISLLVADIAQARSLAREWSALAQKLAEEFWPGPLTIVVPKKENVPDIVTGGRDTVGLRVPRHPITMRLIELAQTPLAAPSANRSGEPPPDTAEDVVRQLGIAPAFVVDCGKCAIGTASSVLDLSVHPPKLLREGALKREVLEKVCEMKLS from the coding sequence ATGATTTGGTTCCGCCCCGATGGAGTTAACGACCCTCGTCTCGAAGAGGTGGCGAGGGCTATCCGAGATGGTGAAATCGTAGCCATACCCACAGAAACGGTGTATGGAATCGCAGCTGATGCATGGAATCCGCACGCTATTTTGAAAATTTTTCAAGCGAAGGGTCGCCCGGAAGAAAAGCCGATTAGTTTGTTGGTTGCAGACATTGCTCAGGCGCGTTCCTTGGCGAGGGAATGGAGCGCTTTAGCACAAAAACTTGCAGAGGAGTTTTGGCCTGGTCCGCTAACCATAGTCGTTCCGAAAAAGGAAAACGTTCCAGACATCGTTACGGGGGGGCGCGATACCGTAGGCTTGCGTGTGCCCAGGCATCCGATCACTATGCGTTTAATCGAGTTAGCACAAACTCCTTTGGCGGCTCCGAGCGCGAATCGAAGTGGAGAACCTCCACCGGACACAGCCGAAGACGTAGTGCGTCAGTTAGGAATCGCACCTGCGTTCGTGGTTGATTGCGGAAAATGCGCAATCGGAACGGCGTCGAGCGTTTTAGACTTGTCGGTGCACCCTCCTAAACTCCTGCGTGAAGGCGCGTTGAAGAGAGAAGTTTTAGAAAAAGTTTGTGAGATGAAATTATCGTAG
- the aroE gene encoding shikimate dehydrogenase, which yields MHWKDIRRDSDAGLRLGILGNPIEHSLSPIMHNAALRALGIHGSYEAFAVEESEFQSCVYHLRDCGFMGLNVTIPHKELAAKISYADHDVVKILGVANTLMLTYPIRARNTDVEGFYAPLKNMQPGRALVLGAGGAAKAVVYALLSHGWQVSLYNRTREKAKNFVRFFNADIEILENPDPRNCNLVVNATPLGLHDEMPEILWENIGGDTCVYDLAYRKEPTELLKFAASKGLRIIDGREMLVEQGALSLEWWIGVRAQRDVMRKAVGLEV from the coding sequence ATGCATTGGAAAGATATTCGCCGTGACTCTGACGCAGGCTTGCGTTTAGGAATTCTCGGTAATCCCATCGAGCATTCCCTTTCACCGATAATGCACAATGCCGCTTTGCGCGCTCTCGGCATACATGGAAGTTATGAGGCTTTTGCCGTAGAGGAAAGCGAGTTTCAAAGTTGTGTTTATCATTTGCGGGATTGCGGTTTTATGGGCTTGAATGTAACTATCCCGCATAAGGAACTGGCTGCAAAAATTTCGTATGCAGACCATGATGTAGTAAAAATTTTAGGAGTCGCGAACACTTTGATGCTCACGTATCCGATTCGTGCACGAAACACGGACGTTGAAGGATTCTATGCACCACTGAAAAATATGCAACCCGGTCGAGCACTGGTGTTAGGCGCGGGGGGGGCGGCGAAAGCGGTGGTTTATGCTTTATTATCGCACGGATGGCAGGTCTCTTTGTACAATCGCACGAGAGAGAAGGCGAAAAATTTTGTTCGATTTTTTAATGCCGACATCGAGATACTGGAAAACCCCGATCCACGAAATTGCAATCTCGTAGTAAATGCAACACCGTTAGGATTGCATGACGAGATGCCGGAAATCCTCTGGGAAAATATCGGGGGGGATACATGTGTATATGATTTGGCATATCGCAAAGAGCCTACAGAGCTTTTGAAGTTCGCCGCCTCTAAAGGTTTGCGAATCATCGATGGACGAGAAATGCTCGTAGAACAAGGCGCTTTATCCTTGGAATGGTGGATAGGGGTGCGCGCTCAACGCGACGTGATGAGAAAGGCGGTCGGATTGGAAGTTTGA
- a CDS encoding GtrA family protein encodes MDNVTTWKDNVHLRQFVKFCIVGAFSTVLDWGIWWVLYHGFHDALTLPLNEWFRTTLPRIASHPDFDGAFSVFKAISFALATLNGFFWNRRWTFRIRGTEQRVRQLARFYLVNIIGLGINTLVASQIHKPGAGTINELLALATATLVTAFWNFAGHKLFTFRGHHKIQDSS; translated from the coding sequence ATGGACAACGTAACTACTTGGAAAGATAACGTACATCTTCGACAATTCGTGAAATTTTGTATTGTCGGAGCGTTCAGCACCGTGCTCGACTGGGGAATTTGGTGGGTGCTTTATCACGGTTTTCATGATGCACTCACTCTTCCGCTGAACGAATGGTTTCGCACGACACTACCGAGAATCGCATCCCATCCTGACTTCGACGGTGCGTTTTCTGTTTTCAAAGCGATTTCTTTCGCTTTGGCGACCTTGAACGGATTCTTTTGGAATCGTAGATGGACGTTTCGAATCCGAGGCACGGAACAAAGGGTTCGTCAACTCGCGCGATTTTATCTCGTGAACATTATCGGATTGGGGATTAACACTCTCGTCGCAAGCCAAATTCATAAACCGGGGGCTGGAACTATCAACGAATTGCTCGCTCTTGCGACAGCGACACTCGTTACCGCATTTTGGAATTTTGCCGGACATAAACTTTTTACTTTTCGCGGACATCACAAGATACAGGATTCATCGTAG
- a CDS encoding decaprenyl-phosphate phosphoribosyltransferase: MALKDFIKSARPRQWTKNLLVFAGLIFAGKFTDPNAILIATLTFFAFCFTSSAGYIFNDILDKEADKLHPEKRERPIASGRLRVGHAAIFAFSIFILGYVIAWLAHRNAVLSLGLYTFNQLFYSIVARRVAILDVFIIAFGFLIRAAAGAVVLDVTISKWLLLCTLLLALFLGYAKRRHELEFAMESRSSLGGYTLPLLDQLIAISAAASVISYCLYAISSQTAFSHPLLVLTIPFPIFGVFRYMAIIYYDKLSGNPDVALLKDPWLIGTVLLFLIVSLYAMSQEGWGFLSPWTT, from the coding sequence ATCGCCCTGAAAGATTTCATAAAAAGTGCGCGTCCTCGTCAATGGACGAAAAACTTGCTGGTCTTTGCCGGCTTGATTTTTGCCGGAAAGTTTACAGACCCGAATGCGATTCTGATTGCGACGCTCACTTTTTTTGCGTTTTGTTTCACGTCCAGCGCGGGTTACATTTTTAACGATATCCTCGACAAAGAAGCCGATAAACTTCATCCCGAAAAAAGGGAGCGACCGATTGCTTCGGGTCGCCTTCGCGTCGGGCATGCAGCGATTTTCGCCTTCTCCATCTTTATTTTAGGTTATGTCATCGCATGGCTGGCTCATCGAAATGCCGTGTTATCGCTCGGGCTTTACACGTTCAATCAACTTTTTTATTCGATTGTCGCGAGAAGAGTAGCGATTTTGGATGTTTTCATCATCGCCTTCGGTTTCTTAATTCGTGCTGCGGCGGGTGCTGTGGTTTTGGATGTGACGATTAGCAAGTGGCTTTTGCTTTGTACCTTGCTGTTGGCATTATTTTTAGGTTATGCAAAACGACGGCATGAATTGGAGTTCGCGATGGAATCGCGCAGTTCTCTCGGAGGATATACTCTTCCTTTGTTAGACCAACTGATAGCGATTTCTGCGGCTGCCTCAGTGATTTCGTATTGTCTGTATGCTATTTCTTCGCAAACTGCGTTTTCCCACCCGTTATTAGTTCTTACGATTCCCTTTCCCATATTCGGCGTCTTTCGATATATGGCTATCATTTACTATGATAAACTCAGCGGTAATCCCGATGTCGCGCTTTTGAAGGACCCGTGGCTTATCGGCACGGTTCTTCTTTTCTTAATCGTCAGTTTATATGCTATGTCGCAGGAAGGATGGGGGTTCTTGAGCCCATGGACAACGTAA
- a CDS encoding YqeG family HAD IIIA-type phosphatase, producing MFEKVVKYHREKAPKWLRRFCPDYHALRIHHIEPDSLKKEGIKAVLLDVDNTLLPWKGMQTPKETLEWVKKCREIGLKLCLVSNTRNPRRLKILSEEWGIPFVRGRNKPAKSGFQKALELLDVKPEETVMIGDQIFTDIWGGNRAGIRTILVRPMHPREFIGTKVSRIAEKWLVKFLPKAEGESP from the coding sequence ATGTTCGAGAAAGTCGTGAAATATCACCGTGAAAAAGCACCGAAATGGCTGCGCCGTTTCTGCCCGGATTATCACGCACTGAGAATCCATCACATCGAGCCGGATTCATTGAAAAAAGAAGGAATCAAAGCCGTGTTATTAGATGTGGATAACACTCTTTTGCCATGGAAGGGAATGCAAACTCCCAAAGAAACATTGGAATGGGTTAAAAAATGCCGTGAAATCGGATTGAAACTTTGCTTAGTGAGCAATACACGAAACCCTCGACGATTGAAAATTCTGAGCGAAGAGTGGGGAATTCCGTTCGTACGCGGCAGAAATAAACCTGCAAAAAGCGGTTTCCAAAAAGCTTTGGAATTGTTGGACGTAAAACCGGAGGAAACCGTTATGATCGGAGATCAGATATTCACGGATATATGGGGGGGGAATAGAGCAGGAATTCGCACGATTTTAGTTCGTCCTATGCACCCGCGAGAATTCATCGGTACGAAGGTAAGCCGCATTGCAGAGAAATGGCTGGTTAAGTTTCTTCCCAAAGCGGAGGGGGAATCGCCCTGA